A part of Eubacterium sp. AB3007 genomic DNA contains:
- the nadD gene encoding nicotinate (nicotinamide) nucleotide adenylyltransferase, protein MNNIGVLGGTFDPFHLGHLSIAEAALNELGFDRILLMPAKVSPFKVGRKMAAEADRINMVRCVAAHYDKLDVTTIETDARRVSYTYKTMKALGKQYPGARLWFIMGADSLLSLEDWYKGKDLLREYDFVLAPRPGYDLLEVDEKIRYFMDTYRTEIRVLHNKLVDVSSTEIKKMIHEGKDIRHLVPEEVGDYIYEHGIYH, encoded by the coding sequence ATGAATAACATCGGTGTATTGGGAGGCACCTTCGACCCATTCCATCTGGGGCATCTTTCCATTGCGGAAGCAGCGCTGAATGAACTCGGGTTCGACCGGATCCTGTTGATGCCTGCCAAAGTCAGTCCTTTCAAGGTAGGACGAAAAATGGCGGCAGAGGCGGATAGGATCAACATGGTGCGCTGCGTGGCGGCACACTACGATAAGTTGGATGTGACGACCATCGAGACAGATGCCAGGAGGGTTTCCTATACCTACAAGACCATGAAGGCTCTGGGAAAACAGTATCCGGGAGCACGCCTATGGTTTATAATGGGAGCCGACTCCCTGCTCAGTCTGGAGGACTGGTACAAGGGAAAGGACCTGCTCAGGGAATACGATTTTGTGCTGGCGCCGCGGCCTGGGTATGATCTGCTTGAGGTGGACGAGAAGATTCGCTACTTCATGGACACCTACCGGACGGAGATCCGCGTGCTCCACAACAAGCTGGTGGATGTTTCTTCCACGGAGATCAAAAAAATGATTCATGAAGGAAAAGACATCCGGCACCTGGTTCCCGAGGAGGTGGGGGATTACATCTATGAACACGGCATCTATCATTGA
- the yqeK gene encoding bis(5'-nucleosyl)-tetraphosphatase (symmetrical) YqeK: MNTASIIEYLDAHMSEKRRKHTEGVRDTAMELARRYGADEAKAEIAALCHDIYRGVPVEELDRMVTELGLDKARYLGNANLSHGKLAEQMLPELFGIEDRDILNAVSYHTTGRAGMSVLEKVVFLADAIEPNRDYPGVEELRRVTEDSLDLGCYRSLTGTIRHLEEQGMGPADIDPDTLKAADYFRGILEKKDHGK, translated from the coding sequence ATGAACACGGCATCTATCATTGAGTATCTTGATGCGCATATGTCCGAGAAACGGCGTAAACATACAGAAGGGGTGCGGGATACAGCGATGGAATTGGCCCGCAGATATGGTGCAGACGAGGCGAAAGCCGAGATCGCTGCGCTCTGCCATGACATATACCGCGGTGTGCCGGTAGAGGAGCTGGATCGCATGGTCACAGAACTCGGCCTGGACAAAGCCCGGTATCTGGGGAACGCCAATCTCTCTCACGGGAAACTGGCGGAACAGATGCTCCCAGAATTGTTCGGGATCGAAGACAGGGATATCCTGAACGCTGTCAGCTACCATACCACGGGACGAGCCGGTATGTCAGTCCTTGAGAAGGTCGTTTTTCTGGCAGATGCCATAGAACCCAACAGGGATTATCCCGGTGTAGAGGAGCTTCGCCGGGTCACGGAAGATAGTCTGGACCTCGGGTGCTACCGATCGCTGACAGGGACGATTCGTCATCTGGAGGAACAGGGGATGGGGCCTGCGGACATCGATCCGGACACCCTGAAAGCGGCAGACTATTTCAGAGGAATATTGGAGAAGAAAGATCATGGAAAATAA
- the rsfS gene encoding ribosome silencing factor: MENKEMALLAATTLSKKKGIDIKLIDVAEKSSFADYLIIASGGSDRQVGALSDAVEDAFEENGITPKSIAGKHNSGWILMDYGDVIVNIFNPELRERYNLENIWGDCTFIEFEE, from the coding sequence ATGGAAAATAAAGAAATGGCATTGCTGGCTGCCACAACGCTCAGCAAGAAGAAAGGCATTGACATCAAACTCATCGATGTCGCCGAGAAATCATCCTTTGCGGATTACCTGATCATCGCCAGCGGCGGTTCCGACCGACAGGTGGGAGCATTGTCCGATGCGGTAGAGGACGCATTTGAAGAGAACGGGATCACGCCCAAGAGCATCGCAGGAAAGCATAATTCCGGATGGATCCTGATGGATTACGGTGATGTGATCGTGAACATATTCAATCCAGAACTCCGGGAGCGTTATAACCTGGAGAATATCTGGGGAGACTGTACATTTATTGAATTTGAGGAGTAA